In one Parus major isolate Abel chromosome 13, Parus_major1.1, whole genome shotgun sequence genomic region, the following are encoded:
- the LOC107210518 gene encoding alpha-2Db adrenergic receptor-like has protein sequence MEPASALPNISSNSSGASSAPHSPAATGLILLAALSVLLATLVGNALVVVAISTSRALQAPQNLFLVSLASADILVAILVLPFSLANEVMGYWYFGGLWCSLYLALDVLLCTASIGHLCAISLDRYWAVTRAARLNLRRSPRRVKAMIGAVWVAAALVALPPLLRPRPGGRECQLSQETWYVLASCAASFFVPCLVMVAVYCRIYRLTARRAAALLAARSPRPSSGDGKVSGVGMPGWRRRSQHQSVLLCRRRLVRARERRFTVVLAVVMGAFVLCWFPFFFTYSLGALCGKGCHVSKPLFNFFFWIGYCNSSVNPLIYTLFNRDFRAAFRRLLAIPRRHCT, from the coding sequence ATGGAGCCAGCCAGCGCCCTTCCCAACATCTCCAGTAACAGCAGCGGCGCCAGCAGCGCCCCACACtcaccagcagccacaggacTCATCTTGCTGGCCGCCCTGTCcgtcctgctggccacgctggTGGGCAACGCTCTGGTGGTGGTGGCCATCTCCACTAGCCGGGCTCTTCAAGCCCCACAGAACCTCTTCCTTGTGTCCCTGGCCTCGGCAGACATCCTGGTGGCCATCCTCGTCCTGCCTTTCTCGCTGGCCAATGAGGTGATGGGCTACTGGTACTTTGGTGGGCTGTGGTGCAGCCTGTACCTGGCGCTGGACGTGCTGCTCTGCACCGCGTCCATCGGGCACCTCTGTGCCATCAGCCTCGACCGCTACTGGGCCGTCACACGGGCGGCACGGCTCAACCTGCGCCGCAGCCCTCGGCGGGTGAAGGCCATGATCGGGGCGGTGTGGGTGGCAGCGGCCctggtggcactgccaccacTCCTGCGGCCACGGCCGGGTGGGAGGGAGTGCCAGCTGAGCCAGGAGACCTGGTATGTGCTGGCCTCCTGCGCTGCCTCCTTCTTCGTCCCCTGCCTCGTCATGGTTGCCGTCTACTGCCGCATCTACCGCCTGACTGCCCGGCGGGCGGCCGCCCTGCTCGCTGCCCGCTCCCCGCGCCCCTCCAGCGGTGATGGAAAGGTGTCGGGAGTTGGGATGCCAGGATGGAGGCGTCGGAGCCAGCACCAGAGCGTGTTGCTGTGCCGCCGCCGGCTGGTGCGGGCGAGGGAGCGGCGCTTCACCGTCGTGCTGGCTGTGGTGATGGGGGCCTTTGTGCTGTGTTGGTTCCCCTTCTTCTTCACCTACAGCCTGGGGGCTCTCTGTGGAAAGGGCTGCCACGTGTCCAAGCCCCTTTTCAACTTCTTCTTTTGGATCGGCTACTGCAACAGCAGCGTCAACCCCCTCATCTACACCCTCTTCAACCGGGACTTCCGTGCTGCCTTCCGCCGGCTCCTCGCCATCCCCCGCCGGCACTGCACTTAG